A genomic region of Streptosporangium lutulentum contains the following coding sequences:
- a CDS encoding AI-2E family transporter, whose amino-acid sequence MSAPPPPTSLETSGTSETSPETSGTPETSAAHEKPDVPDGRRTAHHGKPRASGGHEALYGEPGKPLASNPFLIGLTAGLGLLTAWALSQALVTSRSVIVLVVVAMFLAVGLNPAVEALQRRRMARRGAISIVFGAVILFFVLFGLAIVPPVTQEATSFVGAVPGYIQELLANPTLKELDSDYQILTRAGDYITSGGLAQTVAGGLLGAGAVVFNAFFSGVTLLVLTLYFLGSLPSIKDYLFKLVPSSRRERSRALGDEILDGIGGYVAGNLLISVIAGVVTWVFLSIMGVEYALALALIVAVTDLIPLVGATIGAALVTVVALLQSGTLGIACAIFFLVYQQVENYLIYPRVMKRSVDVAPAVTVIAALFGGALMGIVGALLAIPVAAAIALLIREVVIPRQAHL is encoded by the coding sequence GTGTCTGCCCCTCCCCCGCCCACCTCCCTCGAGACCTCCGGCACATCGGAGACCTCCCCCGAGACCTCCGGAACGCCGGAGACCTCCGCGGCGCACGAGAAGCCGGACGTCCCCGACGGACGCAGGACGGCACACCACGGCAAGCCGCGCGCCTCCGGCGGACACGAGGCCCTGTACGGCGAGCCGGGCAAGCCGTTGGCCAGCAACCCCTTCCTGATCGGCCTGACCGCCGGACTGGGCCTGCTGACCGCGTGGGCGCTCTCCCAGGCTCTGGTCACCTCCCGCAGTGTGATCGTCCTGGTCGTGGTGGCGATGTTCCTCGCCGTGGGGCTCAACCCGGCCGTCGAGGCGCTGCAGCGGCGGCGGATGGCCCGGCGCGGGGCGATCTCGATCGTCTTCGGCGCGGTGATCCTGTTCTTCGTGCTCTTCGGCCTGGCGATCGTGCCGCCGGTGACCCAGGAGGCGACCTCGTTCGTCGGCGCGGTCCCCGGCTACATCCAGGAACTGCTCGCCAACCCCACGCTCAAGGAACTGGACAGCGACTACCAGATCCTGACGAGGGCCGGCGACTACATCACCAGCGGCGGCCTCGCCCAGACCGTGGCGGGAGGTCTGCTCGGCGCGGGCGCGGTGGTGTTCAACGCGTTCTTCTCCGGGGTCACGCTGCTGGTCCTGACGCTGTACTTCCTCGGCTCGCTGCCCTCGATCAAGGACTACCTCTTCAAGCTCGTGCCCAGCAGCCGCAGGGAGCGGTCCCGGGCGCTCGGCGACGAGATCCTCGACGGCATCGGCGGCTACGTGGCCGGCAACCTGCTGATCTCAGTGATCGCGGGCGTGGTCACCTGGGTGTTCCTCTCCATCATGGGCGTCGAGTACGCGCTGGCCCTCGCCCTGATCGTGGCGGTCACCGACCTGATCCCGCTCGTCGGCGCGACGATCGGCGCGGCGCTGGTGACCGTGGTGGCGCTCCTGCAGTCGGGAACGCTCGGCATCGCCTGCGCGATCTTCTTCCTGGTCTACCAGCAGGTCGAGAACTACCTGATCTACCCTCGCGTGATGAAGCGCTCGGTGGACGTGGCCCCGGCGGTCACCGTCATCGCCGCGCTGTTCGGCGGCGCGCTGATGGGCATCGTCGGCGCGCTGCTGGCCATCCCGGTGGCCGCGGCGATCGCGCTGCTCATCCGCGAGGTGGTGATCCCCCGGCAAGCTCATCTATGA
- a CDS encoding alpha/beta fold hydrolase, with the protein MDLYTRSAGEGLPVVLLHAFPLSSAMWLAQREGLATTCKVITPDLRGFGGSVLGEDEPSLDVMADDVVRLMDREGIERGVVGGLSMGGYVTMALCRRHPDRVLGVILADTKAGADPEAARSNRERIAATVLDSGTSVLLEEVLPGLLGQTTVRRRAMVFGRVRGLVQAAPPGAVAWAQRAMAGRLDSFDTLRALKVPVLVIVGEEDETSPLADAEAMTRAVPDGRLAVIEKAGHLSAVEQPEAFNRAVAGFIDELAGGSPPRG; encoded by the coding sequence GTGGACCTGTACACGCGATCGGCGGGCGAGGGACTTCCGGTCGTCCTCCTCCACGCCTTCCCCCTGTCATCGGCCATGTGGCTGGCCCAGCGCGAGGGCCTGGCGACCACCTGCAAGGTCATCACCCCCGACCTGCGCGGCTTCGGCGGCTCGGTGCTGGGCGAGGACGAGCCCTCCCTCGACGTGATGGCCGACGACGTCGTGCGCCTGATGGACCGCGAGGGAATCGAGCGGGGGGTCGTCGGCGGCCTGTCCATGGGCGGTTACGTGACGATGGCCCTGTGCCGCCGCCACCCCGACCGGGTGCTGGGGGTGATCCTCGCCGACACCAAGGCGGGCGCCGACCCCGAGGCGGCCAGGTCGAACCGCGAGCGGATCGCCGCCACCGTGCTCGACAGCGGCACCTCGGTCCTGCTGGAGGAGGTGCTTCCCGGGCTGCTCGGGCAGACCACCGTACGGCGCAGGGCGATGGTGTTCGGCCGGGTGCGCGGGCTGGTCCAGGCGGCTCCGCCGGGCGCGGTGGCCTGGGCGCAGCGGGCCATGGCGGGCCGCCTGGACTCCTTCGACACCCTGCGGGCGCTCAAGGTGCCCGTCCTGGTGATCGTGGGGGAGGAGGACGAGACCTCCCCGCTCGCCGACGCGGAGGCGATGACCCGGGCCGTGCCCGACGGGCGGCTGGCCGTGATCGAGAAGGCGGGTCACCTGAGCGCGGTCGAGCAGCCCGAGGCGTTCAACCGCGCCGTGGCCGGCTTCATAGATGAGCTTGCCGGGGGATCACCACCTCGCGGATGA
- a CDS encoding SDR family NAD(P)-dependent oxidoreductase — MFGSSAPHPADLAIEVTVNEEAAMQAFDLSGRKAFITGASRGIGRAIALAYAEAGADVALVSRSAESLAEVASEVKALGRQAAVIPCDVTDRDAVAAAVQRGIEELGHVDIVVNNAGGSNFLVPFKDLRLAGWDKLMRLNLDSAMAVCHAFAPHLTERGSASVINVASVAAKGAPFLAAYAAAKAGVVALTKTLALEWAGSGVRVNALCPGWTATDLNRSLWEDESAGQATVQTVPMRRWGTPEEMAHPAVFLAATASAYITGQVLYVDGGATAMS, encoded by the coding sequence TTGTTCGGTTCCAGCGCGCCGCATCCGGCGGACCTGGCGATCGAGGTCACAGTCAACGAGGAGGCGGCCATGCAGGCGTTCGATCTTTCCGGCCGGAAGGCGTTCATCACCGGGGCGTCGAGGGGCATCGGACGGGCGATCGCGCTCGCCTACGCGGAGGCGGGCGCCGACGTCGCGCTCGTCTCCCGGTCGGCCGAGTCGCTGGCCGAGGTGGCCTCCGAGGTGAAGGCCCTGGGGCGGCAGGCCGCCGTCATCCCCTGCGACGTCACCGACAGGGACGCCGTGGCGGCAGCCGTACAGCGGGGGATCGAGGAACTGGGCCACGTGGACATCGTGGTCAACAACGCGGGCGGGTCCAACTTCCTCGTGCCGTTCAAGGACCTGAGGCTGGCCGGCTGGGACAAGCTGATGAGGCTCAACCTCGACTCCGCCATGGCGGTCTGCCACGCGTTCGCACCGCACCTCACCGAGCGCGGCTCCGCCTCGGTGATCAACGTGGCCTCGGTGGCGGCCAAGGGCGCCCCCTTCCTGGCGGCCTACGCCGCGGCCAAGGCCGGAGTGGTCGCGCTGACCAAGACCCTGGCCCTGGAGTGGGCCGGGAGCGGCGTGCGGGTCAACGCCCTGTGCCCCGGCTGGACCGCCACCGACCTCAACCGCAGTCTCTGGGAGGACGAGAGCGCCGGCCAGGCTACCGTCCAGACCGTTCCCATGCGCCGCTGGGGCACTCCGGAGGAGATGGCCCACCCCGCGGTCTTCCTCGCCGCCACGGCCTCCGCCTACATCACCGGGCAGGTCCTCTACGTCGACGGCGGCGCCACCGCGATGTCGTGA
- a CDS encoding alpha/beta hydrolase has product MEIRASTVLPARREPIELSTGDGLKLVGELALPAERPPVATLVCLHPLPTHGGMMDSHVYRKAANRLPALADLALLRFNTRGTTSERGTSEGVFGGGEEERFDVAAALEYAEFNDLPRVWLVGWSFGTELALKWGRDPLVEGAVLLSPPLHRTTDADLDAWAEFGRPLIALVPEFDDYLRPQEARERFARVPQAEVVGVDEAKHLWVGEPYVRIVLNEIVRRVNPAAHPLPTEVPDS; this is encoded by the coding sequence ATGGAGATCAGGGCCTCTACGGTGCTGCCCGCGCGCAGGGAACCGATCGAGCTGTCCACCGGCGACGGGCTGAAGCTCGTCGGCGAGCTGGCCCTTCCGGCGGAAAGGCCCCCGGTGGCCACGCTGGTCTGCCTGCACCCGCTGCCCACCCACGGCGGCATGATGGACAGCCACGTCTACAGGAAGGCCGCCAACAGGCTGCCCGCCCTCGCGGATCTGGCGCTGCTGCGGTTCAACACGCGCGGCACGACCTCCGAACGGGGCACCTCCGAGGGCGTCTTCGGCGGTGGTGAGGAGGAGCGCTTCGACGTCGCCGCCGCGCTGGAGTACGCGGAGTTCAACGACCTGCCCCGTGTCTGGCTGGTCGGCTGGTCCTTCGGCACCGAACTCGCGCTCAAGTGGGGCCGCGACCCGCTCGTGGAGGGCGCAGTCCTGCTCTCCCCGCCGCTGCACCGGACCACCGACGCCGACCTCGACGCGTGGGCGGAGTTCGGACGGCCGCTGATCGCGCTCGTCCCCGAGTTCGACGACTACCTGCGCCCGCAGGAGGCCCGTGAGCGCTTCGCCCGGGTGCCCCAGGCCGAGGTCGTCGGGGTGGACGAGGCCAAGCACCTGTGGGTCGGCGAGCCGTACGTGCGGATCGTCCTCAACGAGATCGTCCGCAGGGTGAATCCGGCGGCCCATCCTCTCCCCACCGAGGTCCCCGACTCGTAG
- a CDS encoding ATP/GTP-binding protein — MSPRKARRADPFDRGGNRGSSRPVGPFVPGVDQVEEWPDGDWHVRRVAGGGADKVYRCPGCDQEIRPGLPHLVSWPAWSGGEDERRHWHTACWRNRVRRGPGRSRY, encoded by the coding sequence GTGAGTCCCCGAAAGGCCCGCCGGGCCGACCCCTTCGACCGCGGTGGAAACCGTGGCTCCTCCCGCCCCGTCGGCCCGTTCGTGCCCGGCGTCGACCAGGTGGAGGAGTGGCCCGACGGCGACTGGCACGTGCGCCGGGTCGCCGGCGGCGGAGCGGACAAGGTCTACCGGTGCCCCGGCTGCGACCAGGAGATCAGACCCGGCCTGCCGCACCTGGTGAGCTGGCCCGCCTGGTCGGGCGGGGAGGACGAGCGCAGGCACTGGCACACCGCGTGCTGGCGCAACCGGGTCAGACGTGGTCCCGGCCGCAGCAGATATTGA
- a CDS encoding winged helix-turn-helix domain-containing protein: MSEGGSHPRHALDDVIHAPVRLSIMAALSATEKAEFRFLRDTIEVSDSLLSKHIITLEEAGYVHVEKAFVGKRPRTWLALTEEGRQAFQEYVSVLRRLTEGSPHDRN, from the coding sequence ATGAGCGAGGGCGGCTCGCATCCTCGGCACGCCCTGGACGACGTCATCCACGCCCCGGTCCGCCTGTCGATCATGGCTGCCCTGTCGGCCACGGAGAAGGCGGAGTTCCGTTTCCTGCGCGACACGATCGAGGTCAGCGACTCCCTGCTCTCCAAGCACATCATCACCCTGGAGGAGGCCGGCTACGTCCACGTGGAGAAGGCCTTCGTCGGTAAGCGCCCGCGCACCTGGCTGGCACTCACCGAGGAGGGGCGTCAGGCTTTCCAGGAGTACGTCTCCGTGCTGAGACGGCTTACCGAAGGATCCCCCCATGATCGAAATTAA
- a CDS encoding ABC transporter ATP-binding protein: MIEINDLHKRYGDKTALDGVTFSVKPGEMFGFVGANGAGKTTTMRILMGVLTADSGSVLRDGRPLTFEARRRFGYMPEERGLYQKMKVVEQIEYFGRLNGLGSGDARRATDELLARLSLTERRNDTVDALSLGNQQRVQLAVALVHDPEVLVLDEPFSGLDPLAVDALADVLAERCRSGVPVLFSSHQLDLVERLCHSVGIVSAGRMVASGTVEDLRDREGRGRLRVVVRDAPAGWTADLPGDVTENGDEVLVTGVEGDDQEILRLAVKAGRVEHFGWQRPTLTEIFRGAVASTTPV, encoded by the coding sequence ATGATCGAAATTAACGACCTGCACAAACGCTACGGCGACAAGACCGCCCTGGACGGGGTCACGTTCTCCGTGAAACCGGGCGAGATGTTCGGCTTCGTCGGCGCCAACGGTGCCGGGAAGACCACCACGATGCGAATCCTGATGGGAGTGCTGACCGCCGACTCCGGGTCGGTGCTCCGGGACGGCCGGCCGCTGACGTTCGAGGCCCGGCGCAGGTTCGGTTACATGCCGGAGGAGCGCGGCCTCTACCAGAAGATGAAGGTCGTCGAGCAGATCGAGTACTTCGGCCGGCTCAACGGCCTGGGCTCGGGCGACGCCAGGCGGGCGACCGACGAGCTGCTGGCGCGGCTCTCGCTCACCGAGCGCCGCAACGACACGGTGGACGCGCTCTCCCTGGGCAACCAGCAACGCGTGCAGCTCGCGGTCGCCCTGGTGCACGACCCCGAGGTGCTCGTCCTGGACGAGCCCTTCTCCGGCCTGGACCCGCTCGCCGTCGACGCGCTGGCCGACGTGCTCGCCGAACGGTGCCGCTCCGGCGTTCCCGTGCTCTTCTCCAGCCACCAGCTTGATCTGGTGGAACGGCTGTGCCACTCGGTCGGCATCGTCTCCGCCGGCCGCATGGTGGCCAGCGGCACGGTCGAGGACCTACGGGACAGGGAGGGCCGAGGCCGGCTCAGGGTGGTCGTCCGCGACGCGCCCGCCGGCTGGACCGCGGACCTTCCGGGAGACGTCACCGAGAACGGCGACGAAGTCCTCGTCACCGGCGTGGAGGGCGACGACCAGGAAATCCTCCGCCTCGCCGTCAAGGCGGGAAGGGTCGAGCACTTCGGCTGGCAGCGGCCCACACTCACCGAGATCTTCAGAGGAGCCGTGGCGTCAACGACCCCGGTCTGA
- the iscB gene encoding RNA-guided endonuclease IscB, translating into MFVLDAYGQPLDPCHPARARRLLAAGRAVVARHTPFVIRLRDRAAANSTMQGAQVGIDPGSRHTGIAVFAERDANRTGLYSIQLDHRGGAIRDKLTVRSQYRRRRRSKNLRYRAPRFLNRTKPKGWLAPSLKHRVDTTMSWVSRLTRWAPITAVHVEKVAFDTHTLSAGRPLEGVEYQQGTLYGYEAREYLLAKWSRKCAYCGATDTPLNIDHIHPRSRGGSDRISNLCVACIGCNQAKNATSVEVFLADRPKVLARVLAQAKTPLRDAAAVNSTRWTLWWALTGTGLSVATSSGGRTKWNRSRTGAPKAHTLDALHVGDLDTVSAWPHTVLVVTATGRGTYARTRTDKYGFPRLALPRTKTIRGFQTGDLVRAIVPSGKKAGVHTGRVAIRSTGSFNIRTRNGLVQGIHHRHVGLLQRADGYGYATHPETRHCAAFPPGSEEPGFHTGGNR; encoded by the coding sequence GTGTTCGTCCTGGATGCGTATGGCCAACCGCTCGACCCGTGCCACCCGGCCCGTGCTCGCCGTCTTCTGGCGGCGGGGCGCGCAGTGGTGGCCCGGCACACCCCGTTCGTCATCCGGCTGCGCGACCGCGCCGCCGCCAACTCCACCATGCAGGGCGCCCAGGTCGGCATCGACCCCGGCTCCCGGCACACCGGCATCGCCGTGTTCGCCGAACGCGACGCAAACCGTACCGGCTTGTACAGCATCCAGCTCGACCACCGGGGCGGGGCAATCCGCGACAAGCTCACCGTCCGATCGCAGTACCGGCGTCGGCGTCGCAGTAAGAACCTGCGTTACCGGGCACCCCGATTCCTCAATCGGACGAAGCCTAAAGGGTGGCTCGCGCCGTCCCTGAAACACCGTGTGGACACCACCATGTCGTGGGTATCGCGGCTCACTCGATGGGCGCCCATCACGGCCGTCCACGTCGAGAAGGTCGCGTTCGACACCCACACCCTGTCGGCCGGTCGGCCGCTCGAAGGAGTGGAATACCAACAGGGCACCTTGTACGGGTATGAGGCCCGCGAATATTTGCTGGCCAAGTGGAGCCGTAAATGCGCGTACTGCGGCGCCACCGACACCCCGTTGAACATCGACCACATCCACCCGCGTTCCCGGGGCGGCTCCGACCGCATCAGTAATCTGTGTGTGGCGTGCATCGGCTGTAACCAGGCGAAGAACGCCACCTCGGTGGAGGTATTCCTGGCTGACCGGCCGAAGGTGCTGGCTCGGGTCCTGGCTCAGGCGAAGACTCCCCTACGGGACGCTGCCGCGGTGAACTCGACCCGGTGGACGCTGTGGTGGGCACTGACCGGCACCGGCCTGTCCGTCGCCACGTCGTCGGGTGGGCGCACAAAGTGGAACCGATCCCGCACCGGTGCCCCGAAAGCGCACACATTGGACGCGCTGCACGTCGGTGACCTGGACACCGTCAGCGCCTGGCCGCACACGGTGCTGGTCGTTACAGCGACCGGGCGCGGAACCTACGCTCGCACCCGAACCGACAAGTACGGCTTCCCGCGCCTTGCGCTGCCCCGCACCAAGACCATTCGGGGCTTCCAAACCGGCGACCTGGTCCGGGCCATCGTCCCCTCCGGCAAGAAAGCCGGGGTTCACACGGGCCGGGTCGCGATTCGTTCCACCGGCAGCTTCAACATCCGCACCCGGAACGGTCTCGTACAGGGCATTCACCACCGCCACGTCGGCCTACTTCAACGAGCCGACGGCTACGGCTACGCCACCCATCCAGAGACGCGGCACTGTGCCGCGTTTCCTCCCGGCTCTGAAGAACCGGGTTTCCACACTGGAGGCAATCGATGA
- a CDS encoding ABC transporter permease — MNSLWLVARREIVTRGRTKAFVIGLVVSAALVAALAFLPQLFAGPDSYTVGITGSQSLRPALTETAKDVEITVREFPDEAAASKAVTAGDVDAAVVADSKVLADGEVDRELGLLLENAHQAAQVQRQLAEAGLDPAKVTQAMRVTPLEQVSVGTDTRYSGVRTALASLLVMVLFFLIIYSSMYVAMGVVEEKGSRIVEILLTSIRPWQLLGGKIVGLGALALINLVVVIVAGLGAAAATGLSADLPPGMTGIVISTLFWFLLGYGFFAAMAAALGSLVSRQEDVSSVLTPMTMIMMATYLVAYYAAFDPSGPVARILSLVPPFSSMVMPVRMAGGEVAAWEIALAAVLMLLATVGTLVLGARIYQRAVLRTGARVKLSEVVR; from the coding sequence ATGAACAGTCTGTGGCTGGTCGCGCGGCGGGAGATCGTCACGCGCGGCCGTACGAAAGCCTTTGTCATCGGCCTCGTGGTGAGCGCCGCGCTGGTCGCCGCGCTCGCTTTTCTGCCCCAGCTCTTCGCCGGGCCCGATTCCTACACGGTGGGGATCACCGGGTCGCAGTCGCTGCGACCCGCGCTCACCGAGACGGCGAAGGACGTCGAGATCACCGTCAGGGAGTTCCCCGACGAGGCCGCCGCGAGCAAGGCGGTGACCGCCGGAGACGTGGACGCCGCCGTGGTGGCCGACAGCAAGGTGCTCGCCGACGGCGAGGTCGACCGGGAGCTCGGCCTGCTGCTGGAGAACGCGCACCAGGCCGCCCAGGTCCAGAGACAACTCGCCGAGGCGGGCCTCGACCCCGCCAAGGTGACCCAGGCGATGCGGGTCACCCCTCTGGAGCAGGTCTCGGTCGGGACGGACACCCGCTATTCGGGCGTGCGAACCGCCCTCGCGTCGCTTCTGGTCATGGTGCTGTTCTTCCTGATCATCTACTCCTCCATGTATGTCGCCATGGGAGTGGTCGAGGAGAAGGGGAGCCGCATCGTCGAGATCCTGCTGACCTCGATCCGCCCCTGGCAGTTGCTCGGCGGCAAGATCGTGGGCCTGGGCGCGCTCGCGCTGATCAACCTCGTCGTGGTCATCGTGGCAGGCCTCGGCGCCGCCGCGGCGACCGGCCTCTCCGCCGACCTGCCCCCGGGCATGACGGGGATCGTGATCAGCACTCTGTTCTGGTTCCTCCTCGGCTACGGGTTCTTCGCCGCGATGGCGGCGGCGCTGGGCTCGCTGGTGTCCCGGCAGGAGGATGTGAGCAGCGTCCTCACCCCGATGACGATGATCATGATGGCCACCTACCTGGTCGCCTACTACGCGGCCTTCGATCCCAGCGGCCCGGTGGCCCGCATCCTGTCGCTGGTGCCGCCGTTCTCCTCGATGGTCATGCCGGTCCGGATGGCCGGCGGCGAGGTGGCCGCCTGGGAGATCGCCCTGGCGGCGGTCCTGATGCTCCTGGCGACCGTGGGCACCCTCGTTCTCGGGGCTCGCATCTACCAGCGCGCGGTCCTGCGCACGGGCGCCCGCGTCAAGCTCTCCGAGGTCGTGCGCTGA
- the nucS gene encoding endonuclease NucS — protein sequence MRLVIARCSVDYVGKLTAHLPMAPRLILIKADSSVSIHADDRAFKPLNWMNPPCKLREEEGVWTVTHGKTGEKLVLTMEEILHDSSHELGVDPGLIKDGVEAHLQELLAEHITTLGAGWTLIRREYMTAIGPVDILCRDHTGATVAVELKRRGDIDGVEQLTRYLELLNRDPLLAPVKGVFAAQEIKPQARVLAADRGIGCVTLDYDKLRGIERNDTLF from the coding sequence ATGCGTCTGGTCATCGCGCGGTGCAGCGTGGATTACGTGGGAAAGCTCACTGCTCATCTTCCGATGGCGCCCCGGCTCATCCTCATAAAAGCCGACAGCAGCGTCTCGATCCACGCCGACGATCGAGCGTTCAAGCCTCTCAACTGGATGAACCCGCCGTGCAAACTCCGCGAGGAGGAGGGCGTCTGGACGGTGACCCACGGCAAGACCGGTGAGAAGCTCGTCCTCACCATGGAGGAGATCCTCCACGACTCCAGCCACGAGCTGGGCGTGGACCCCGGCCTCATCAAGGACGGCGTCGAGGCCCACCTGCAGGAGCTGCTGGCCGAGCACATCACCACGCTGGGCGCGGGCTGGACGCTGATCCGCCGCGAATACATGACGGCGATCGGCCCGGTCGACATCCTCTGCCGCGACCACACGGGCGCGACCGTGGCCGTGGAGCTCAAGCGGCGCGGTGACATCGACGGCGTCGAACAGCTCACCCGCTACCTGGAGCTCCTCAACCGCGACCCCCTGCTGGCCCCGGTGAAGGGCGTCTTCGCCGCCCAGGAGATCAAGCCGCAGGCGCGCGTGCTCGCCGCCGACCGGGGCATCGGCTGCGTCACCCTCGACTACGACAAGCTACGGGGCATCGAGCGCAACGACACCCTGTTCTGA